A region of Salinibacter sp. 10B DNA encodes the following proteins:
- a CDS encoding COX15/CtaA family protein, with translation MSTATSSSSDLHWAWRRRFSWLTVFTTVLLISWGGVVTSIGAGMAFPDWPTSLGSYNLLNPVDEWWAVPAYLAEHGHRLIASLVGMMTVVLAGWTWWSDPRAWMRKLGVAAVVLVVAQGILGGLRVLWVSIDLAAVHACVAQLFFALLVAMTLFTTETWRKSRGVLPAGTKGRWLRRMAYAATGGIYLQIVLGALLRHSGGGVSPGFTAFHVTGAFVVVGLVLSVFVAAEKNFDDIPTVRRAAWSLLGAMGLQFILGLAALLVMLYAEPQSGLSLFSVLLTVGHLVVGALLFGTSIVTTLLVARPSEEGSSAPSVNSTSHEPALAGTES, from the coding sequence TTTTGATTAGTTGGGGAGGCGTCGTCACCAGCATTGGGGCCGGCATGGCATTTCCGGATTGGCCCACGTCGCTCGGGTCCTATAACCTCCTAAACCCAGTGGACGAGTGGTGGGCGGTGCCGGCCTATCTTGCGGAGCACGGCCATCGTCTCATTGCGAGCCTTGTGGGGATGATGACGGTGGTTCTGGCCGGATGGACGTGGTGGTCCGATCCTCGGGCCTGGATGCGCAAGCTGGGCGTTGCCGCCGTGGTGCTCGTGGTTGCGCAGGGCATTCTCGGGGGGCTTCGGGTCCTTTGGGTGTCGATCGACCTGGCCGCCGTTCACGCCTGCGTCGCGCAGCTCTTCTTTGCTCTCCTCGTGGCGATGACGCTGTTTACCACTGAGACGTGGCGGAAGAGCCGTGGCGTTTTGCCGGCGGGGACGAAGGGGCGGTGGCTGCGCAGGATGGCCTACGCCGCCACGGGGGGGATTTACCTGCAAATTGTACTCGGGGCCCTGCTGCGACATAGCGGCGGGGGGGTATCGCCCGGATTTACGGCCTTCCACGTGACCGGGGCGTTTGTGGTGGTGGGATTGGTATTGTCGGTTTTCGTCGCGGCCGAAAAGAACTTCGACGACATTCCGACGGTGCGGCGAGCCGCCTGGTCGCTGCTGGGGGCAATGGGACTGCAGTTTATCCTTGGCTTGGCCGCGCTGCTCGTGATGTTGTATGCGGAGCCGCAGAGTGGACTCAGCCTCTTCTCGGTCCTGCTCACCGTCGGGCATCTCGTGGTGGGCGCCTTGCTGTTTGGAACGTCGATTGTTACGACCCTTTTGGTGGCCCGGCCTTCGGAGGAGGGATCGTCAGCCCCGTCTGTGAATTCAACATCTCACGAGCCGGCACTGGCCGGTACGGAGTCGTAA